Proteins encoded together in one Xenopus laevis strain J_2021 chromosome 6L, Xenopus_laevis_v10.1, whole genome shotgun sequence window:
- the ca3.L gene encoding carbonic anhydrase 3, whose amino-acid sequence MSRRHDWGYASHNGPDTWAEFFPAAKGDHQSPIELHTRYIKHDPTLKPWTSTYHPSTSLTVVNDGTTCRVVFDDSTDKSVVKDGPLNGSYRLRQLQFHWGSSDDHGSEHVIDGFRYAGEMHFIHWNSKYDNITEAKKHPDGVAIIAVFLKIGKAKPLLKLVLEALDCIKNKGKKAHFTDFDPTILFPSSRDYWTYQGSFTTPPCEECVTWLLLTEPITVSPEQMEKFRSVYSTIEGEIECHMVDNFRPPQPLKGREVRASFD is encoded by the exons ATGTCTCGCAGACATGATTGGGGATATGCCAGTCACAATG GGCCTGATACATGGGCAGAATTTTTCCCTGCTGCAAAAGGAGATCATCAATCCCCTATTGAACTCCATACCAGatatataaaacatgaccctaCCCTGAAGCCATGGACTTCCACCTATCATCCTTCAACATCACTGACAGTGGTCAACGATGGAACCACGTGTAGAGTGGTATTTGATGATTCTACTGACAAATCAG TTGTTAAAGATGGTCCCCTGAATGGAAGTTACAGACTCCGACAGCTCCAGTTTCACTGGGGTTCCTCTGATGACCATGGATCTGAGCATGTAATTGATGGATTCAGATATGCAGGAGAG ATGCACTTTATTCATTGGAATTCAAAATACGACAACATAACAGAAGCAAAGAAGCATCCCGATGGTGTGGCCATAATAGCCGTGTTTTTAAAG ATTGGGAAAGCCAAACCCCTTTTGAAGTTGGTTCTAGAAGCACTGGATTGCATCAAGAACAAG GGAAAGAAGGCTCATTTTACAGACTTTGATCCtacaattttgtttccttcctCTCGGGATTACTGGACATATCAAGGCTCATTTACAACCCCACCTTGTGAAGAATGTGTTACTTGGCTGCTCCTGACAGAACCCATTACTGTCAGCCCAGAGCAG ATGGAAAAATTCCGGAGTGTTTACTCAACTATAGAAGGTGAAATTGAGTGCCATATGGTGGACAACTTTCGCCCTCCACAGCCTCTGAAAGGAAGAGAAGTCAGAGCGTCATTTGATTAA